In Macrobrachium rosenbergii isolate ZJJX-2024 chromosome 49, ASM4041242v1, whole genome shotgun sequence, the following are encoded in one genomic region:
- the LOC136832379 gene encoding serine/arginine-rich splicing factor 4-like, whose protein sequence is MASENQKPDRPQKPKIRWHSKTKNRRPSKTKNQMAFKNQKADGLLKPKTRPPSKIKNQTAFKNQKAECLQQTKTRRPLKTKNRTAFKNQKPDGIQKPERRMPPKYQNPRWPPKSKRPPKNKTDMDSKKQKPEGLLKQKTRQPSKTKLQNASKKQKPRWPPKSK, encoded by the coding sequence ATGGCCTCTGAAAACCAAAAACCAGACCGCCCTCAAAAACCAAAAATCAGATGGcattcaaaaaccaaaaacagacgaccttcaaaaaccaaaaaccagATGGCATTCAAAAACCAAAAAGCAGACGGCCTCTTAAAACCAAAAACCAGACCGCCTTCAAAAATCAAAAACCAGACGGCATTCAAAAACCAAAAGGCTGAATGCCTCCAACAAACAAAAACCAGACGGCCTCTAAAAACCAAAAACCGGACGGCcttcaaaaaccaaaaaccagACGGCATTCAAAAACCAGAAAGAAGAATGCCTCCGAAATACCAAAACCCCAGATGGCCTCCAAAATCCAAGCGGCCACCGAAAAATAAAACCGACATGGattccaaaaaacaaaaaccagaagGCCTcctaaaacaaaaaaccagacaGCCTTCAAAAACCAAACTGCAGAATGCctccaaaaaacaaaaacccaGATGGCCTCCAAAATCCAAGTAG